In Arthrobacter sp. StoSoilB5, one genomic interval encodes:
- a CDS encoding DEAD/DEAH box helicase — protein sequence MSSISGSQSPSESYQAAAHRAAEAKTYLGAFARSLDFELDDFQREACRSLQEGRGVLVAAPTGAGKTIVGEFAIYLALERGLKAFYTTPIKALSNQKFSELAAKYGAANVGLLTGDTTINGEAPVVVMTTEVLRNMLYAESETLGDLGFVVMDEVHYLADRFRGAVWEEVIIHLPTEVQVASLSATVSNAEEFGAWLDTVRGDTDVIVSEHRPVPLWQHVMVGREIVDLFAGDTTFDEIAPQIPDTDVPDLSDVEDAVDEATLPAEARKITAKSFVASTARQAVTGPEFEVNPDLLAMARSESRMNFNGRFGHGGRSRRRQDRYRDERQNTEQRSPVRKASRPQVIESLNRQGLLPAITFIFSRAGCDAAVAQCAASGLWLTTEREQQIIAQRVDEASHEIPADDLDVLGFWGWRDGLIRGFAAHHAGMLPTFKEVVEKLFADGLVKAVFATETLALGVNMPARCVVLEKLEKFNGEAHVNITAGEYTQLTGRAGRRGIDVEGHAVVLWQPGTDPAAVAGLASRRTYPLNSSFTPTYNMSINLIAQFGRVRAREILESSFAQFQADRSVVGLARQVRGREESLAGYAKSMECHLGDFTEYARLRRELSDTEQFAARDHQRARKSRVADSLTRLIPGDVISVSSGRLAGHAVVLDVDPNAREPRPSVLTSDNQLRRIGVHDLDGPISPVTRIRIPKSFNAKVPKSRRDLAASMRHAVSDEAPRARRNSRHEDFGLGSRAQDQEQKITELRRALRAHPCHGCSEREDHARWAERWWKLRKETDGLIRQIQGRTNTIAKTFDRVCDVLSAYGYLETNDAGMVTISTDGQRLRRIYGEKDLLISQSIRRGAINDLDAAELASLASTLVYQAKREDRGLRPKMPSVSLETAVDIVVREWSQLEDTEEQNRLPLTGEPELGLMWPMYKWAKGRHLQDVLSGTDLAAGDFVRWAKQVVDLLDQLAKIPQLDPRLTRICRESIDLVRRGVVAYSTVA from the coding sequence ATGTCCTCCATTTCCGGGTCCCAATCACCATCAGAGAGCTACCAGGCGGCGGCGCACCGGGCAGCTGAGGCCAAGACGTATCTTGGTGCCTTTGCCCGTTCCCTGGACTTTGAATTGGATGACTTCCAACGTGAGGCGTGCCGCTCACTGCAGGAGGGCCGCGGTGTCCTCGTTGCGGCCCCAACGGGTGCGGGAAAGACGATCGTTGGTGAATTCGCTATCTATCTGGCCTTGGAACGTGGCCTCAAAGCGTTCTATACGACGCCCATCAAGGCGCTAAGCAACCAGAAATTCTCGGAGCTCGCCGCGAAGTACGGCGCTGCCAACGTTGGACTGCTGACGGGCGATACCACCATCAACGGTGAGGCACCCGTTGTGGTCATGACCACCGAAGTCCTCCGCAACATGCTGTACGCGGAGTCCGAGACACTCGGGGACCTCGGCTTCGTGGTGATGGACGAGGTCCACTACCTCGCAGACCGCTTCCGCGGTGCAGTGTGGGAAGAAGTGATTATTCATTTGCCCACTGAGGTACAGGTCGCTTCGCTGAGCGCCACTGTGTCCAACGCCGAAGAGTTTGGTGCTTGGCTGGATACAGTCCGGGGCGATACCGATGTCATCGTTTCCGAGCACCGGCCTGTCCCGCTCTGGCAGCACGTCATGGTAGGCCGGGAGATTGTTGACCTCTTTGCCGGTGATACCACTTTCGATGAAATCGCCCCTCAGATACCGGACACCGATGTACCGGATCTCAGCGATGTTGAGGATGCCGTGGACGAAGCCACCCTTCCGGCAGAAGCACGAAAGATCACTGCCAAGAGTTTTGTGGCATCCACGGCCCGGCAGGCAGTAACTGGACCTGAGTTCGAAGTGAACCCGGACCTGCTGGCAATGGCCCGCTCCGAGAGCCGGATGAATTTCAACGGCCGCTTCGGCCATGGTGGCCGGAGCCGCCGTCGGCAGGACCGCTACCGGGATGAGCGGCAGAACACTGAGCAGCGCAGCCCGGTCCGGAAAGCAAGCCGCCCCCAGGTCATTGAGAGCCTTAACCGTCAGGGCCTGTTGCCCGCCATTACGTTCATTTTCTCCCGGGCCGGTTGCGATGCTGCGGTGGCCCAGTGCGCGGCGTCCGGCCTGTGGCTCACAACTGAGCGCGAACAGCAGATCATTGCCCAGCGGGTGGATGAAGCAAGCCACGAAATTCCTGCAGACGACCTTGACGTCCTTGGTTTTTGGGGTTGGCGGGACGGCCTCATCAGGGGCTTCGCGGCTCATCACGCAGGCATGCTTCCCACCTTCAAGGAAGTAGTGGAGAAGCTGTTTGCCGATGGCCTGGTCAAGGCGGTGTTCGCTACGGAGACCTTGGCACTGGGCGTCAACATGCCTGCGCGTTGCGTGGTCCTGGAAAAGCTCGAAAAATTCAATGGGGAAGCCCATGTCAACATCACCGCGGGGGAGTACACGCAGCTGACCGGTCGGGCCGGACGCCGCGGTATCGACGTCGAAGGCCACGCAGTGGTCCTGTGGCAGCCCGGGACGGACCCAGCAGCAGTGGCGGGCTTGGCGTCACGCCGCACGTATCCGCTGAACTCGAGCTTCACGCCCACGTACAACATGAGCATCAACCTGATTGCCCAATTCGGCCGGGTGCGGGCGCGCGAGATCCTGGAGTCGTCCTTCGCGCAGTTCCAGGCTGACCGTTCCGTGGTGGGCCTGGCCAGGCAGGTCCGTGGACGTGAAGAATCACTGGCTGGCTACGCCAAGTCCATGGAATGCCACCTTGGCGACTTCACGGAGTACGCCCGGCTCCGCCGCGAACTCAGCGACACGGAGCAGTTCGCGGCGCGCGACCACCAGCGCGCCCGGAAATCCCGCGTGGCTGATTCCCTGACCCGGCTCATACCGGGGGACGTCATTAGTGTCTCCAGTGGCAGGTTGGCGGGGCACGCCGTCGTGCTTGATGTCGACCCCAATGCCCGCGAACCGCGGCCGTCCGTCCTCACGTCGGACAACCAGCTGCGTCGTATCGGCGTCCATGACCTCGACGGCCCCATTTCCCCAGTGACCCGGATTCGGATTCCCAAGTCGTTCAACGCCAAGGTGCCTAAGTCGCGCCGCGATCTTGCAGCCTCCATGCGGCACGCGGTTAGCGATGAAGCACCGCGGGCCAGGCGCAACAGCAGGCACGAGGACTTCGGCCTGGGTTCGCGTGCCCAGGACCAGGAACAGAAGATCACTGAACTACGCAGGGCGCTCCGGGCGCATCCGTGCCATGGCTGCAGTGAACGCGAAGACCATGCCCGCTGGGCGGAGCGGTGGTGGAAACTCCGCAAGGAGACGGACGGCCTGATCCGCCAGATCCAAGGCAGGACCAACACGATTGCCAAGACGTTCGACCGCGTGTGCGACGTCCTGTCAGCCTATGGGTACCTGGAAACGAACGACGCCGGAATGGTCACCATCAGCACCGATGGGCAGCGGCTTCGGCGCATTTACGGTGAAAAGGACCTGCTCATCTCGCAGTCCATCCGGCGGGGCGCCATCAATGATCTCGACGCCGCTGAGCTTGCCTCTTTGGCCAGCACCCTGGTGTACCAGGCAAAGCGCGAAGACCGGGGTCTTCGCCCCAAGATGCCGTCGGTTTCGCTGGAGACCGCGGTGGATATAGTGGTCCGCGAATGGTCACAGCTGGAGGACACCGAGGAGCAGAACCGTCTTCCGCTGACTGGTGAACCGGAGTTGGGCCTTATGTGGCCCATGTACAAGTGGGCCAAGGGCCGCCATCTTCAGGACGTGCTCAGTGGCACGGATCTCGCCGCCGGCGATTTCGTCCGTTGGGCAAAGCAGGTGGTTGACCTCCTGGATCAACTGGCCAAGATTCCGCAGCTGGATCCGCGCTTGACCCGGATCTGCCGCGAATCCATCGATCTGGTCCGGCGCGGCGTGGTGGCCTACTCCACGGTCGCCTGA
- the tatC gene encoding twin-arginine translocase subunit TatC, with amino-acid sequence MVETKGRKANPEARMALLDHLKELKNRLFKAAIGVILGTVLGFIVYQPLLEALIKPIKDLNEKEGRAASLNFDGVASSFDLMVQVSVFLGVILSSPVWIYQLWAFIVPGLHKKERRLALSFVAAAVPLFIGGVLLAWLVLPNAVRVLTDFTPTGASNFISAEIYLAFVLRLLLAFGIAFLVPVVLVGLNLAGIIKGKQLVKSWRITIFLVCLFAAMAAPGADAMSMFYLAAPMLLLFFAAIGVCLWNDRRRERRSIKRAAETEATADIATPASDLENL; translated from the coding sequence GTGGTAGAGACGAAGGGGCGCAAGGCCAACCCCGAAGCCCGGATGGCGCTCCTTGACCATCTTAAGGAGCTGAAGAACCGGCTCTTCAAGGCTGCCATCGGCGTTATTCTTGGGACGGTGCTGGGCTTCATTGTCTATCAACCCCTCTTGGAAGCTTTGATCAAGCCGATCAAAGACCTGAACGAAAAAGAGGGCCGCGCAGCCAGCCTCAACTTTGATGGCGTAGCCAGCTCATTCGACCTCATGGTGCAGGTCTCGGTTTTCCTTGGCGTGATCCTTTCCAGTCCCGTCTGGATCTATCAGCTGTGGGCCTTCATAGTCCCGGGCCTGCACAAAAAAGAGCGTCGGTTGGCTCTGTCCTTCGTTGCGGCTGCCGTTCCGCTGTTTATCGGCGGCGTCCTGTTGGCATGGCTGGTGCTTCCCAACGCAGTGCGTGTCCTGACGGACTTCACGCCCACCGGCGCTTCAAACTTCATTAGTGCCGAAATCTACCTTGCGTTTGTCCTTAGGCTGCTTCTGGCCTTCGGCATCGCCTTCCTGGTGCCGGTGGTGCTGGTGGGGCTGAACCTGGCCGGAATCATCAAGGGCAAACAACTCGTCAAGAGCTGGCGTATAACGATCTTCCTGGTCTGCCTGTTCGCGGCAATGGCTGCCCCGGGTGCAGATGCCATGAGCATGTTCTACTTGGCTGCGCCTATGCTGCTTCTGTTCTTCGCTGCAATCGGCGTTTGTCTCTGGAACGACCGCCGGCGGGAACGTCGTTCCATCAAACGGGCTGCTGAGACCGAGGCCACGGCAGATATTGCCACCCCGGCCTCGGATCTGGAGAATCTCTAG
- the tatA gene encoding Sec-independent protein translocase subunit TatA yields MRLEGWHLIIIIVLALVLFAAPKLPSMARSIGQSMRIFKSEVREMKKDGSSEKKETEDPSDAVEGRVVDHPDVKAKNTGETDVPPSNRV; encoded by the coding sequence ATGAGGCTCGAAGGCTGGCATCTCATCATCATCATCGTTCTGGCTCTGGTGCTTTTTGCTGCACCGAAGCTGCCGTCCATGGCGCGCAGCATTGGCCAGTCGATGCGTATTTTCAAGTCTGAAGTCCGGGAAATGAAGAAGGACGGTTCCTCCGAAAAGAAGGAAACCGAGGACCCCTCTGACGCCGTCGAAGGCAGGGTTGTAGACCACCCGGACGTCAAGGCCAAGAACACTGGCGAGACCGACGTTCCGCCCTCCAACCGCGTCTAA
- a CDS encoding WYL domain-containing protein, which yields MSASRTERLLNLLLALLNTRVGLPRAVLREKVYHDSAENDVAFGRMFERDKAELKQFGFEIETLTDPRAFGGDDPASTRYRIGKDSNRLPDVSLTPAECTVLLLAAQLWERAALGNAAVNAVRKLQAAGGFTDVDLPAGVQPRIKPAGQAFDDVVAAMHGRHAVRFGYLAGSTGREEVREVEPWGLGSRFGQWYLVGLDRGRAAKRIFRLSRMTSAVSAIPGSSFEPPAGFNARAELDSLNELPLQQAVMDVDAGRLLALRKRAVSTEADSGQGGRDRVVVEFRDPEQLAEELASYGPHVKVAEPAELRAAVVRRLKSAAAFNASPAIPVEFPEAARAQRSRKRTSEDQLTRMLQLVPFLVHHQGLHVQEVADRFGISRKALIDDLKILICSGLPGGYPDDLLDIQWENDHVYITEHLDLNRPVRFSEDEAAALLTGLSMLGDLPALAGLPEDEPGSALESVTIKLTGAAGQAGRMAGAVAGQSVAPEQSEAFATITRAIRDGQQLRLDYLSPQRDEVTERDVDPLRLYSLDNTWYFEAYCHSKSGLRNFRLDRVQSLEPNGRAVSGTATADADFPARLFTPSDDDVLVVLELTRQGVGLADDYYAERTAELPNGGLLAEVRFGNVEWLPMFVSQHGGTVRVLDPAELRQEAQTWLIAALAQYDTDQYGTAQYDAVSSPDNAAG from the coding sequence GTGTCCGCATCCCGCACTGAACGACTCCTGAACCTCCTGCTTGCCTTGCTCAACACCAGGGTGGGCCTTCCGCGCGCTGTCCTGCGGGAAAAGGTCTATCACGACTCCGCCGAAAACGATGTCGCCTTCGGGCGGATGTTCGAGCGCGACAAAGCGGAACTGAAGCAGTTCGGCTTTGAGATCGAGACTCTCACGGACCCCCGCGCCTTTGGGGGCGACGACCCGGCATCAACCCGATACCGCATCGGCAAGGATTCCAACAGACTTCCTGATGTCAGCCTGACGCCGGCTGAATGCACAGTCCTCCTGCTGGCCGCCCAGTTGTGGGAACGGGCTGCACTCGGCAACGCCGCAGTCAACGCCGTCCGGAAGCTGCAGGCCGCCGGTGGATTCACCGACGTCGACCTGCCTGCCGGCGTCCAGCCGCGGATCAAGCCCGCTGGGCAAGCATTCGACGACGTCGTGGCGGCGATGCACGGCCGGCATGCGGTCCGCTTCGGCTACCTCGCCGGAAGCACCGGGCGTGAAGAAGTCCGCGAAGTGGAGCCCTGGGGCCTGGGAAGCCGGTTCGGACAGTGGTACCTCGTGGGATTGGACCGGGGGAGGGCAGCCAAGAGGATCTTCAGGTTGTCGAGGATGACCAGCGCCGTCTCGGCCATACCGGGGAGTTCCTTCGAGCCGCCTGCAGGTTTCAACGCCCGCGCTGAGCTGGACTCACTTAACGAACTTCCCTTGCAGCAGGCGGTCATGGACGTGGACGCCGGCCGACTGCTGGCACTGCGTAAGCGGGCTGTTTCCACAGAAGCTGACAGTGGCCAGGGCGGCCGGGACCGTGTGGTCGTGGAATTCCGGGATCCCGAGCAGCTTGCCGAGGAACTGGCCTCGTACGGCCCCCACGTCAAGGTGGCTGAGCCTGCCGAGTTGCGTGCCGCCGTCGTACGCAGGCTCAAAAGCGCCGCCGCGTTCAATGCGTCTCCTGCCATCCCGGTGGAATTCCCCGAGGCTGCGCGCGCGCAGCGATCGCGGAAACGAACGTCCGAAGACCAGCTCACACGCATGCTGCAGCTGGTGCCGTTCCTCGTCCACCACCAAGGCCTGCACGTCCAGGAAGTAGCGGACCGCTTCGGCATCAGCCGCAAAGCCCTCATTGACGATCTCAAAATACTGATCTGCTCCGGGCTGCCCGGGGGCTATCCGGACGACCTCCTGGACATCCAATGGGAAAACGACCATGTGTACATCACGGAGCACCTGGACCTGAATCGTCCTGTGCGGTTCAGCGAGGACGAAGCCGCGGCGTTGCTGACTGGATTGTCCATGCTCGGTGACCTGCCCGCACTCGCAGGTCTGCCTGAGGATGAACCGGGAAGCGCCTTGGAGTCAGTGACGATCAAACTGACGGGTGCCGCAGGGCAGGCCGGCCGCATGGCGGGTGCCGTCGCCGGCCAATCAGTAGCCCCCGAGCAATCGGAGGCGTTCGCTACCATTACACGCGCCATCAGGGATGGCCAACAGCTGCGCCTGGACTACCTTTCCCCGCAAAGGGATGAGGTAACGGAACGCGACGTGGACCCCCTGAGGCTCTACTCGTTGGACAACACGTGGTACTTCGAGGCGTACTGCCACAGCAAGTCCGGACTCCGCAATTTCCGGCTGGACCGGGTTCAATCCCTGGAGCCCAATGGCCGGGCCGTCTCCGGAACAGCAACTGCTGACGCAGACTTTCCTGCGAGGCTTTTCACTCCCAGCGACGACGACGTCCTGGTGGTGCTTGAGTTGACCCGGCAGGGCGTTGGCTTGGCTGATGACTACTACGCCGAGCGGACCGCGGAATTGCCGAACGGTGGGCTCTTGGCTGAGGTGCGCTTTGGAAACGTGGAATGGCTGCCCATGTTTGTGTCCCAACACGGAGGAACGGTGCGCGTGCTGGATCCTGCCGAGCTGCGCCAGGAAGCCCAGACGTGGCTCATAGCGGCCCTTGCGCAATACGACACTGACCAGTACGGCACTGCCCAATACGACGCCGTTTCCTCCCCGGACAACGCGGCTGGCTAG
- a CDS encoding FKBP-type peptidyl-prolyl cis-trans isomerase has product MSFGQRDFDRTKPEIDFPEGDVPTELVITDLIEGSGAEAKAGDTVSTHYVGVAWSTGEEFDASWGRGAPLDFRVGVGQVIQGWDQGLLGMKVGGRRRLEIPSELAYGSRGAGGAIKPNEALIFVVDLVAVR; this is encoded by the coding sequence ATGTCATTTGGTCAGCGTGACTTCGACCGCACCAAGCCGGAAATCGACTTCCCGGAAGGCGATGTCCCCACCGAACTCGTCATCACGGACCTCATCGAAGGTTCCGGCGCCGAGGCCAAGGCCGGCGATACCGTTTCCACCCACTACGTTGGCGTCGCCTGGTCCACGGGCGAAGAGTTCGACGCTTCCTGGGGCCGTGGCGCACCGCTGGACTTCCGTGTTGGCGTAGGCCAGGTCATCCAGGGCTGGGACCAGGGCCTGCTGGGTATGAAGGTTGGCGGCCGTCGACGCCTGGAAATCCCTTCAGAGCTGGCGTATGGATCCCGTGGCGCTGGCGGAGCGATCAAGCCCAACGAGGCCTTGATCTTCGTGGTTGACCTCGTAGCTGTCCGCTAG
- a CDS encoding FKBP-type peptidyl-prolyl cis-trans isomerase — protein sequence MRRLLAILLPALLLITACGGGGTPAAEPTSQSSGDVSKLDSVKVTDNGDDKAPGLDFTKPLTVTEPTIKVVSEGDGDRIKAGQVAELAYIAVDGNDGKTVEDVYKNGPQPIELNDELKKGNELIYNAIVGAKIGSHIAFAAPGSAATGAAAGSTQLVVFKLLSAKEAAPVLSKPEGETITPPAGLPTVKEDDKGIPQISVDGAAAPKELIAQDLIKGSGAAVKATDTLTVNYVGVNLVGGQKFDSSFDRGQTASFALSGVIKGWTQGLEGKTIGSRVLLVIPQDLAYGAAGQGEAKGDLVFVVDILGVK from the coding sequence GTGCGCCGACTCCTAGCAATTCTTCTTCCTGCCCTGCTGCTCATCACCGCGTGCGGGGGAGGGGGCACGCCAGCCGCCGAGCCCACCAGCCAGTCATCCGGCGATGTCTCCAAACTTGATTCCGTCAAGGTAACGGACAACGGAGACGACAAAGCACCCGGCCTGGACTTCACCAAGCCGCTCACCGTCACTGAACCCACCATCAAGGTAGTCAGCGAAGGCGACGGAGATCGCATCAAGGCCGGCCAGGTAGCCGAACTCGCGTATATCGCCGTAGACGGCAACGACGGCAAGACCGTTGAAGATGTCTACAAGAATGGTCCGCAGCCCATTGAGCTGAATGACGAGCTCAAGAAGGGCAACGAACTGATCTACAACGCCATTGTCGGCGCCAAGATCGGCTCACACATCGCTTTCGCCGCACCGGGCTCGGCCGCCACTGGGGCGGCAGCGGGCTCAACGCAGTTGGTCGTTTTCAAGCTGCTTTCCGCCAAAGAGGCGGCACCGGTTCTGTCGAAGCCGGAAGGCGAGACCATTACCCCTCCGGCTGGGCTCCCAACCGTCAAGGAAGACGACAAGGGCATCCCGCAGATCTCCGTTGACGGCGCAGCCGCTCCGAAGGAACTCATCGCCCAGGACCTGATCAAGGGTTCCGGCGCTGCCGTCAAGGCAACTGACACCCTGACCGTCAACTACGTCGGCGTCAATCTTGTGGGCGGCCAGAAGTTCGACTCGAGCTTTGACCGCGGGCAGACAGCGAGCTTCGCGCTCTCGGGCGTCATCAAGGGCTGGACCCAGGGCCTGGAAGGCAAGACGATCGGCTCCCGGGTCCTGTTGGTTATCCCGCAGGACCTTGCTTACGGCGCGGCCGGACAGGGTGAAGCCAAGGGCGATCTCGTCTTCGTCGTTGACATCCTCGGCGTCAAGTAG